CCGGACCGCCCGGGCGTCCCGGGCGCCGTAGATCTTCTGCAGAAGGCCCGGCGAGATGATAAACGCGGGCACCAGGACGATGAAGTAACCCCAGATACGGGAAGGATCGTCCCCGAACCAGCTCTCGAAACCGGTAGGCGCCGCGTTCTCGCCGGACAGGAGACCTGCCCCCGATACGATCATGAGAAAGGCCAGGATGAAGCCGGAAAGTTTCACCACCAGCTGGACCATGTTGACCCGGGCGGTGGACGTCAGTCCCCCGAAGGTGAAGTACACGACCACCACGGCGCCCCCGGCCATGCAGGCGACGTACTTCGGGATGCCCAGTACGAGGTTGAGGATCCAGGCCAGGGGTATGAGTTGGCCGGCGAGGATCGCCAGGGAACCGAACCACAGCAGCACGGCGATAAGACACCGGACGCCGCGGCTGTACCGGTGCTCGAGGTAATCCCCGACCGTGTACAGGTTCTGTTCCTTTGCCACGCGCCACATGCGGGGCCCCACGGTCATGCCCAGGATGAGGCTCCCGATACCCGCTGACCCGACCCACCACCACGCCGAAAAACCGTGCGTGTAACCGAGGCCGGTGGCACCCACCGTGGAACCCGCGCCCAGGTTGGCGGCCAGCAGCGTGCCGAACAGCAGCGCGGGAGAAAGCCGCCGGCCGGCCACGAAGAAGTCCTCGGCGCGGCGGACCGACCGCGACGTCCACCAACCGATCGCCATGAGGAATATGGAATAAACGAGGAGGGCGGTTACGTAGGGGGACATAGAGCTTCCGTCGCGCTTCCCGTCATCCCGCGTTCAGGTCCGAATAGGAGGGATAACCGGGTAGGCCTTCGGCCGTAACGACGGCGCGGATGATGGCCCGCGTGACTGCTTCCGCCGCAAGGATGGACAGCAGGGACAGGTTCACGCCGCCCTCCCAGGTCCCGGTGGCCATGGTGAAGAGGGTGTCCCCGTCCGCCTGCAGGTGGGCCGGGTTGATGGCGCGGGCGAGCCCGTCGTGCCCAACCTGGGCGATGCGGCTGGCCTGGGTCTTGGTCAGCCCGGCATTGGTCACGATGACGCCGATGGTCGTATTTCCGGGCGGCGCTTCCAGGCGAAGCGACCCGGTCTCGCGAATCTTCCGTGCCACGCGGACGAAACCAGACCCATCGGGCATCCTGGCGCCGGCAAGCACGCGGCCCGAATCCGGATCGTACACGTCGCCCACGGCGTTCACCGCAACGATCGCGCCGACCCTGAGCCCCTCGGGCGTGGTGAAGCAGGCGTTGCCGATGCCGCCCTTCATGGCCGTGCGAGTGCCCGGCGCGCCGACGGACATCTTGCCCACTGTGGCGCCGGCTCCCGCTCCGATGCTGCCCTCGGGGACTGGATCCGACGTAGCGGCCTGGCAGGCCCGGTAGCCCGCTTCCGCATCGGGGCGGATCTCAGGCTTGCCGCCGATGCCGAGATCGAAGAGGATGGCGGCGGGGACGATCGGGACCCGTGCGATGCGTACGTTGAATCCGATGGATCGTTCCTCGAGGTAGCGCATCACGCCCGTGGCCGTATCCAGGCCGAAAGCGCTGCCGCCGGAGAGGACGATGGCGTGGACCTGTTGCACCATGTTCACGGGATCGAGCAGGTCGGTCTCCCGGGTGCCCGGTGCGCCGCCACGCACGTCCACCCCACCCACAGCCCCTTCCTCGGCCATGATCACCGTGCAGCCCGTCGGACGCCGCGGGTCGGTGAAGTGCCCGGCCTTGATCCCTTCGACGTCCGTGATGGATCCGGACGGACCGTAGGGGTCGTTCGTCTGGCCGACGGCGGACTCGCGCAGGGAGCCCAGTCCCGCCAGGACGCCCGCGCCGGTCACCCCGGCGGATTTTCGCAGAAAGGATCGTCTGTTCATTTCAAGCGGCAGCCGATGAAGCGTCATGGTGAGGGATCACCCGCAAGACCCGTCCGGGAAGACCCGTTACGGTCTACGGTTTCCGCCAGATCAAGATGAACAATCGGCCATTCGCCGTCAATTCAATTGTATGGGTGTGTATGCGGGATGAAGCCGTTCACGGGAGCCTGTGCTCAGGCCGCCGCGGACGCTTCCTGCCGGACGAAGTCCAGGCGGTCGCCTTCGCGGATGACGTGGATCGCGTCGCCTTCCCGGAACCTGCCCTCGATCAGCGCCATGGACAGCGGGTTCTCGACGAACTTGCGAATCACCCGCTTGAGGGGCCGTGCGCCGTACTGGGGCTCATAGCCCTCTTCCGCAAGCAGTGATTCGGCCTCGGGGGCCAGTTCCAGCGTCAACCCGGCCTGTTTCGAGAGCCGTCCCTGCAGTTCCTCGAGCTGGATACGGACGATATCCCGGATGTGGTCCCGGTCGAGGGGATGGAAGATGATGATTTCCTCCAGCCGGTTGATGAATTCGGGGCGGAAGTGGGCCCGCACCGCGCGCATCACGTCCGCTTGCACCTGTTCGTACTGGGACGCGTCGTGACTGCCGATATGCTCCGTCCCGATGTTGGAGGTCATGATGATCACGGTGTTCCGGAAGTCCACTGTGCGGCCCTGACCGTCCGTGAGCCGCCCGTCGTCGAGGACCTGCAGGAGGATGTTGAACGCGTCCGGGTGCGCCTTCTCGATTTCGTCCAGCAACACGATCTGGTAGGGCCTGCGCCGCACGGCTTCCGTGAGCTGCCCACCTTCCTCGTAACCCACGTAACCCGGAGGCGCGCCGATGAGCCGGGCGACGGCATGCCGCTCCATGTATTCGGACATGTCCATGCGAATCATGGCGCCCCGGTCGTCGAAGAGAAACTCGCCCAGGGCCCGGGCCAGTTCGGTCTTGCCTACGCCCGTGGGTCCGAGGAACAGAAAGGAGCCGATGGGCCGGTTTCCGTCACCCAGGCCGGCGTGGTTCCGCCGGACGGCGTTGGACACGGCGACGATCGCCTCATCCTGGCCCACCACTTGGCGGTGCAACCGGGATTCCATTTGAATCAGCTTCTCGACCTCGCCTTCGACCAGCCGGCTCACCGGAATGCCCGTCCACTTCGAGACGACCTGGGCGATGTCCTCCTCGTCCACTTCCTCTTTCAGCATCCGGCGCTCCCGCTGGAGTTCGGCTAGGGCCCGGTTCTTCTCCTCGAGCCGGCCGTCGAGCTCCAGCTGCTCGCCGTACTGGATGCGGGCCACCCGCTCGTAATCGCCAATGCGCTGTGCCCGGTCCGCTTCGATTTTCAGTTGTTCGGTCTGCTCCTTGATCTCCTGGATCGTCTTTACCAGTTCCTTCTCGGCGAGCCAGTGGGCCCGCAGGACGCTGCGCTGCGCCGCAAGGTCGGCCAGCCGGCTATCCACGGGCTTGAGGCGTTCCTCCGCGTCGCGCTCGCGCTTAACGGCTTCCCGTTCGATTTCGAGCTGGCGGATCTGCTTCTCCAGATCGTCCAGTTCGGCCGGCATGCTGTCGATCTCCATGCGCAGGTTCGCCGCGGCCTCGTCGATCAGGTCGATGGCCTTGTCCGGCATGAACCGGTCGCTGATGTACCGCTCGGCCAGGGTCGCCGCCGTGACCAGGGCGCCGTCCCGGATGCGTATGCCGTGATGGATCTCGTAGCGCTCCTTGAGCCCGCGCAGGATGGACACGGTGTCTTCGATGGAAGGCTCGCCGACGTATACGGGCGCGAACCGCCTTTCCAGGGCGGCGTCTTTCTCGATATGCTTGCGGTATTCGTCCAGGGTCGTCGCGCCCACGCAGCGCAGGGTCCCCCGCGCCAGCGCCGGCTTGAGCATATTGGACGCGTCCACGGCGCCTTCCGCGGCGCCCGCGCCGACGATGGTGTGCAACTCGTCGATGAACAGGACGATGTCGCCCGCGGCCTGCTCCACTTCCTTCAGCACGGCCTTGAACCGCTCCTCGAATTCGCCGCGGAACTTGGCCCCGGCCAGCATGGCGCCCATGTCGAGGCTGATCACCTTGCGTCCCTTAAGGGATTCCGGGACGTCCTCGGTCACGATCTTCTGGGCCAGTCCTTCCACGATGGCCGTCTTCCCCACGCCGGGTTCGCCGATGAGCACGGGGTTGTTTTTGGTCCGCCGGGAAAGCACCTTGATCACCCGCCGGATTTCCTCGTCCCGGCCGATGACCGGATCGAGTCCGCCCTCCCGGGCCAGGTCGGTCAGGTCCCTGCTGAACTTTTCCAGGGCCTGGTAGCCGGACTCCGGCGTCTGGCTCGTGACACGCTGAGTTCCCCGAACCTCCTTCATGGCTTTCATGATCCCCTCGCTCCGTACGCCGCCTTCCTTCATGACGCGATTGACCTCCCCGCCGTCATCCAGCAGAGCAAGGAGCAGATGCTCCACGCTGATGTACTCGTCTTTCAGATTCTGCGCCTCTTTCAGCGCCCGGTCCATGACCCGCTGAAAGCCGTCGGAGGCATAGAGCGATGCGCCGTCGCCGGTTACCCTCGGCATCTTGTCCAGAGCCGCTTCCAGCCCT
The window above is part of the Gemmatimonadota bacterium genome. Proteins encoded here:
- a CDS encoding sodium:solute symporter family protein, yielding MSPYVTALLVYSIFLMAIGWWTSRSVRRAEDFFVAGRRLSPALLFGTLLAANLGAGSTVGATGLGYTHGFSAWWWVGSAGIGSLILGMTVGPRMWRVAKEQNLYTVGDYLEHRYSRGVRCLIAVLLWFGSLAILAGQLIPLAWILNLVLGIPKYVACMAGGAVVVVYFTFGGLTSTARVNMVQLVVKLSGFILAFLMIVSGAGLLSGENAAPTGFESWFGDDPSRIWGYFIVLVPAFIISPGLLQKIYGARDARAVRQGVCTNAVALMLFAFIPALLGMAAYHAFPSLDSPDLALPRLLMDALPFWIGGLTLAAVFSAEISSADAVLFMLTTSLSRDLYQTYIEPGASEQRMLAVSRITAVGAGLAGVVLAAVLPDVITALTIFYSILSVALFVPLIAGLYSTRPNANGALATIAGSVLVMILVHLWSNGGGLAGISPATWGIGTAVVIMALHMTSRRGTESAPMNSK
- a CDS encoding P1 family peptidase, giving the protein MNRRSFLRKSAGVTGAGVLAGLGSLRESAVGQTNDPYGPSGSITDVEGIKAGHFTDPRRPTGCTVIMAEEGAVGGVDVRGGAPGTRETDLLDPVNMVQQVHAIVLSGGSAFGLDTATGVMRYLEERSIGFNVRIARVPIVPAAILFDLGIGGKPEIRPDAEAGYRACQAATSDPVPEGSIGAGAGATVGKMSVGAPGTRTAMKGGIGNACFTTPEGLRVGAIVAVNAVGDVYDPDSGRVLAGARMPDGSGFVRVARKIRETGSLRLEAPPGNTTIGVIVTNAGLTKTQASRIAQVGHDGLARAINPAHLQADGDTLFTMATGTWEGGVNLSLLSILAAEAVTRAIIRAVVTAEGLPGYPSYSDLNAG
- the clpB gene encoding ATP-dependent chaperone ClpB, which codes for MRTDKLTQKSMEAIQVSQEIARGRNHNRLEPTHLALALLKQDESLAAILLERTGTDPAQVREGLEAALDKMPRVTGDGASLYASDGFQRVMDRALKEAQNLKDEYISVEHLLLALLDDGGEVNRVMKEGGVRSEGIMKAMKEVRGTQRVTSQTPESGYQALEKFSRDLTDLAREGGLDPVIGRDEEIRRVIKVLSRRTKNNPVLIGEPGVGKTAIVEGLAQKIVTEDVPESLKGRKVISLDMGAMLAGAKFRGEFEERFKAVLKEVEQAAGDIVLFIDELHTIVGAGAAEGAVDASNMLKPALARGTLRCVGATTLDEYRKHIEKDAALERRFAPVYVGEPSIEDTVSILRGLKERYEIHHGIRIRDGALVTAATLAERYISDRFMPDKAIDLIDEAAANLRMEIDSMPAELDDLEKQIRQLEIEREAVKRERDAEERLKPVDSRLADLAAQRSVLRAHWLAEKELVKTIQEIKEQTEQLKIEADRAQRIGDYERVARIQYGEQLELDGRLEEKNRALAELQRERRMLKEEVDEEDIAQVVSKWTGIPVSRLVEGEVEKLIQMESRLHRQVVGQDEAIVAVSNAVRRNHAGLGDGNRPIGSFLFLGPTGVGKTELARALGEFLFDDRGAMIRMDMSEYMERHAVARLIGAPPGYVGYEEGGQLTEAVRRRPYQIVLLDEIEKAHPDAFNILLQVLDDGRLTDGQGRTVDFRNTVIIMTSNIGTEHIGSHDASQYEQVQADVMRAVRAHFRPEFINRLEEIIIFHPLDRDHIRDIVRIQLEELQGRLSKQAGLTLELAPEAESLLAEEGYEPQYGARPLKRVIRKFVENPLSMALIEGRFREGDAIHVIREGDRLDFVRQEASAAA